Proteins encoded by one window of Leptospira stimsonii:
- a CDS encoding helix-turn-helix domain-containing protein, with protein MGEHYPYIKFFADIIDSGVWASLSSAAKTLYLVLLKFSDQHFKPVWPSTEILLKLTGFKTKKSIIQGKRDLIQAGLLQVTPGTGHTSSRYYFCFNYPGSKIPPQGYNFGTPRGGEMESFEGSKKAPQGSAEGSPNHINITITNNQNQEPGKKNTPLSLSLLEEKYGTSILSEALGIAKLRGMEANLRYVQGICKNLMGTEESVPMPEFNQSSSPVGMGEKDPTWKGFLLWSRERLTRSSQEILEQIRIEPDGRTLCVLDSVPESLRMIIAKYFTEEIRPPILVIFSAKTEENRTISSKH; from the coding sequence ATGGGCGAGCATTATCCATATATCAAATTTTTTGCCGACATCATCGACTCCGGTGTCTGGGCAAGCCTTTCCTCTGCGGCAAAGACGTTGTATCTGGTCCTGCTTAAATTTAGCGACCAGCACTTTAAGCCGGTCTGGCCTAGCACGGAAATCCTCTTAAAGCTTACGGGATTCAAAACGAAAAAATCTATCATCCAGGGAAAGAGAGATCTGATCCAAGCAGGGCTCCTTCAAGTCACACCAGGAACCGGACATACGAGTTCTCGATATTATTTTTGCTTCAACTATCCCGGTTCCAAGATTCCACCTCAGGGGTATAATTTTGGAACCCCCAGGGGTGGCGAAATGGAATCCTTTGAGGGTTCAAAAAAGGCACCTCAGGGGTCTGCGGAAGGGTCCCCAAACCATATCAATATAACTATTACCAACAATCAAAACCAAGAACCAGGGAAGAAGAATACGCCATTGAGTTTGTCTTTGTTAGAAGAAAAATACGGCACTTCGATTTTGTCAGAGGCACTTGGAATTGCAAAACTTCGAGGAATGGAAGCAAACCTAAGATATGTCCAAGGGATTTGTAAGAATCTAATGGGGACAGAAGAGTCCGTGCCCATGCCCGAATTTAATCAAAGTTCTTCTCCGGTTGGGATGGGAGAAAAAGATCCGACTTGGAAGGGATTCTTGCTTTGGTCGAGAGAACGGCTCACTCGTTCCAGCCAGGAAATTTTAGAACAAATCCGAATCGAACCGGACGGAAGGACGCTCTGCGTCTTAGACAGCGTACCCGAGTCTCTTCGAATGATCATCGCAAAGTACTTCACAGAGGAAATCCGTCCTCCGATATTGGTTATATTTTCCGCAAAAACTGAAGAAAACCGAACTATTTCCTCAAAACATTAA
- a CDS encoding discoidin domain-containing protein: MNSESIRISHPGPLKIREIKSSGTYDLKEGKLLRYNETKDSPGISALTLHLDGVSSLNQIRLHSNPQEVAFFPDTFRFEISMDGVVWEPILQETGFRRLNQKVGQWNFSLVQAKFLKLISQVSEKDGSGKYKVSLGQLEVGISGIVKIEVSSEQDRFWVKENLIDQRPDYGWASKEVSKPGEEFFLTDLGSISRVNELRLLTSKTDPVCFPERFTVYYSEDDLSWNQLLEENQFLSEPGVWYQWRFLPTNVRYLKLVARQNEKKGQEFYQTKIVELELYATPHLSDLTNKPTSEPLPYATVLRSGLVRLAVDGENSEGVAVQSNDRRLRDSSTEYKGIVELAGDGEEKEGVVVQGNDKRLKHATELAHGLVRLAGNGENRAERVVQGNDERLKAATTSSLGIVELAENGETKDGVVVQGNDDRLKIATTKKYGLAILSEPGASEPGKAVTADDPRIRKANTEFPGIVRFAKSGEDSSEAAVQGDDKRLKIASTESYGIVQLAQSGESKEGLVVQGNDKRLRNATTSYPGIVEIAALGNNAPGKVVSSDDPRLSDKRDPKPHTHDYAPLDHDFSSHTGFLKVKGATEAAYTNIAPPPENHAPIYARNDSEKGAGVVGSARNTGLIGYGEKFGVRGDSSSGDQDSAGVLGLAKRGFGGIFHSRSGVALFANGKGISSLGETGSGKAFLAEGESEFTGSVRISTGKNADCIARFFPINPSDVIGEGDILVMGEDGRLQKAKTANATNAIGVAVKSAALLFGESAPADGTHWLVAVSGVVTVNADASAYPIQPGSLLVTGLTGGHAVRISAESLRPGSLFGKALTPLRSGRGQIQILLCFQ; encoded by the coding sequence ATGAACTCTGAATCGATTCGAATCAGCCACCCCGGCCCATTAAAAATCCGGGAAATCAAATCTTCCGGAACTTATGATTTAAAAGAAGGAAAACTTTTACGCTACAACGAGACAAAGGATTCTCCCGGGATTTCCGCCCTCACCCTACATTTGGACGGGGTTTCGAGTTTGAATCAGATCCGACTTCATTCCAACCCACAAGAAGTCGCTTTTTTTCCGGATACGTTTCGATTTGAGATTTCTATGGATGGAGTCGTTTGGGAACCGATTCTCCAAGAGACCGGATTTCGGCGTTTAAATCAAAAGGTCGGACAGTGGAACTTTTCTCTTGTTCAGGCAAAATTCTTAAAATTAATCAGTCAGGTTTCGGAGAAAGACGGATCCGGAAAATACAAGGTTTCTCTTGGTCAGCTGGAAGTCGGCATTTCCGGAATCGTGAAAATTGAAGTCAGTTCCGAACAGGATCGATTTTGGGTAAAAGAAAACCTCATCGATCAAAGGCCTGACTACGGATGGGCATCGAAAGAAGTTTCCAAACCGGGAGAAGAATTTTTTCTTACCGATCTCGGATCGATTAGTCGCGTGAACGAGCTCCGACTTCTTACTTCCAAAACGGACCCGGTTTGTTTTCCGGAACGATTCACCGTATATTATAGCGAAGACGATCTTTCCTGGAATCAATTGTTGGAAGAAAACCAATTCTTATCCGAACCCGGAGTTTGGTATCAGTGGAGATTTCTTCCGACAAACGTGCGTTATTTGAAGTTGGTAGCGCGTCAAAATGAAAAGAAAGGCCAAGAATTTTATCAGACCAAAATTGTAGAATTAGAACTCTATGCGACTCCGCATTTGAGCGACCTCACGAACAAACCGACCTCGGAACCGCTTCCGTACGCGACGGTCCTTCGTTCCGGTTTGGTTCGTCTTGCGGTCGATGGCGAGAATTCCGAAGGTGTTGCGGTTCAATCGAACGATCGGAGATTGAGAGATTCCTCCACCGAGTATAAGGGAATCGTAGAACTTGCTGGAGACGGAGAAGAGAAAGAAGGAGTTGTCGTCCAAGGAAACGATAAACGACTGAAACACGCAACCGAACTCGCGCACGGTTTGGTTCGACTCGCAGGAAATGGCGAAAATCGGGCGGAAAGAGTTGTTCAAGGAAACGACGAACGTTTGAAAGCGGCGACTACTTCCTCTTTGGGAATCGTCGAGTTGGCGGAGAATGGAGAAACAAAAGACGGCGTTGTAGTTCAGGGAAATGACGATCGTTTGAAAATTGCAACGACCAAAAAATACGGTTTAGCGATCCTCTCCGAACCGGGTGCGTCCGAACCAGGAAAAGCTGTGACCGCCGATGATCCAAGAATTCGAAAAGCGAACACCGAGTTTCCCGGGATTGTTCGTTTTGCAAAGAGTGGAGAGGATTCTTCCGAAGCCGCTGTGCAAGGCGATGACAAACGCCTAAAAATCGCCAGTACGGAATCCTATGGAATCGTTCAACTCGCGCAGTCGGGAGAATCGAAAGAAGGCCTTGTCGTTCAGGGGAATGATAAGCGACTTCGAAACGCGACGACTTCTTATCCGGGAATCGTAGAGATTGCCGCATTGGGAAACAATGCACCGGGCAAAGTTGTTTCTTCCGATGATCCGAGGTTGTCCGACAAGAGAGACCCGAAGCCACATACGCACGATTACGCGCCACTCGATCACGACTTTAGTTCTCATACTGGATTCTTAAAAGTTAAGGGCGCCACGGAAGCGGCTTATACGAACATCGCACCTCCCCCCGAAAATCATGCGCCGATCTATGCGCGAAACGATAGTGAAAAAGGTGCCGGCGTAGTCGGATCCGCTCGCAATACAGGTTTGATCGGATACGGAGAAAAGTTTGGAGTCCGTGGGGATTCTTCTTCCGGTGACCAGGATTCGGCGGGTGTTTTGGGACTTGCCAAACGTGGGTTTGGTGGAATCTTCCATTCGAGATCCGGCGTCGCGCTTTTTGCAAACGGAAAAGGAATTTCTTCTCTGGGAGAGACCGGATCCGGAAAGGCGTTCCTCGCCGAAGGAGAATCGGAATTTACCGGAAGTGTTCGAATCTCGACGGGAAAGAACGCGGATTGTATCGCGAGATTTTTTCCTATAAATCCGTCCGACGTAATCGGAGAAGGTGACATCTTGGTGATGGGAGAGGACGGGCGTTTGCAAAAGGCAAAGACGGCTAACGCAACCAATGCGATCGGCGTCGCCGTAAAATCGGCGGCCCTACTCTTCGGAGAATCTGCACCTGCGGACGGAACTCATTGGCTGGTTGCGGTTTCGGGTGTTGTTACCGTAAACGCGGATGCATCTGCATATCCGATCCAACCTGGAAGTTTGCTCGTGACCGGTTTGACCGGTGGTCACGCTGTTCGAATTTCGGCGGAGTCTCTTCGGCCGGGTTCTCTTTTTGGGAAAGCGTTGACTCCGCTTCGTTCGGGAAGAGGACAGATTCAAATTCTTCTTTGTTTTCAATGA
- a CDS encoding HAD family hydrolase, with product MSFDPSQIHTIAVDLDGTLLNSKSKISPLTHSVLQKAIDQGKNLVIATGRRFFSTFSFAKEFRGEVHVVSNNGQILRHSPSAERIAESYLEPKLVSQILLLGKEFHTPPILHVDRFEEGIDMFTEVPITSDIYHNYSGGDRSRTRSIGDFLSLELDKILVVCFLSLQREDLDSLVQKISALPGASDLRCILTKIPGVAYCVEIINFSVSKWSGISRFLSLKGLDGNGVVSFGDERNDLEMLLHSGVGFAMKNAVPEIKSSAKHVTRYSNEEDGVALALVENRIVSF from the coding sequence ATGTCATTCGATCCTTCTCAGATTCATACGATCGCCGTCGACTTGGACGGAACTCTCCTTAACTCAAAAAGTAAAATTTCTCCCCTCACCCACTCCGTCCTTCAGAAGGCAATCGACCAAGGAAAGAATCTTGTGATCGCAACTGGGAGAAGATTTTTTTCCACATTCTCCTTTGCGAAGGAGTTTCGCGGAGAAGTTCACGTTGTTTCCAACAACGGACAAATCTTGCGCCATTCTCCGAGCGCTGAGCGGATCGCCGAGAGTTATCTTGAACCGAAACTCGTTTCTCAGATCCTTCTCTTGGGAAAAGAATTTCATACTCCTCCGATTCTTCACGTTGATCGATTCGAGGAAGGGATCGACATGTTTACCGAAGTTCCGATCACGAGCGATATTTATCATAACTATTCGGGAGGAGATCGTTCTCGCACACGTTCCATCGGAGATTTTCTTTCTCTCGAACTCGATAAAATTCTTGTGGTTTGTTTTTTATCGCTCCAAAGGGAAGATTTGGATTCTCTCGTTCAAAAAATTTCCGCGTTGCCCGGGGCCTCCGATCTTCGTTGTATTCTTACGAAAATTCCCGGAGTCGCCTATTGTGTGGAAATCATCAACTTCTCCGTTTCCAAGTGGTCCGGAATTTCTCGTTTTCTTTCCTTAAAGGGTTTAGATGGGAATGGTGTCGTTTCCTTCGGAGACGAAAGAAACGATCTCGAAATGTTGCTTCATAGCGGAGTCGGTTTTGCGATGAAAAACGCGGTTCCAGAAATCAAGAGTTCCGCGAAGCACGTTACGCGATACAGCAATGAAGAAGACGGAGTCGCTCTTGCTTTAGTGGAGAATCGGATCGTTTCCTTTTGA
- the hemC gene encoding hydroxymethylbilane synthase — protein sequence MSRVLKIGSRKSALARLQTYLVLGALRKKFPDLEVELYFREASGDQDLQTPLWKMGTRGVFTQDLTKELVDGKVDLVVHSWKDLDLEGHPGTTILGVLDRADQRDVLLWKKSSLLKHSPEELKIQTSSPRREYNLKKFLPKFLPSRYKDSELTFLPVRGNIQTRVRKWKESDADGLVVAKAALDRLLSTEFLNSDELEYQEIRMFLKEALEESVFQIFPLSLNPSAPAQGAVAAEVRADDVWALDILKALGIADVVAAVEEERSILHKFGGGCHQKIGVSVLKRPYGKILYQRGLTDAGEVLEIEEQFFSFSAPSVESAKKAYPVPGEAIKQKRTPLPSNKGYVLTADGKKGNHILPEELIQRDWLVTRGSAYPNLDSSLEHKGLVWTSGLKTWLQLAERDVWVHGSLDALGEEELPKGSLFGKKLNFVKCTHIGSTEIESGLERVLTYQTTPLEDHPDLSDKTHFFWMSASQFDKALSLFPQIRDRYHACGPGITSSHIRKVLGESANISIFIHYESWLASLGLEEFKGKELGNQTEKNSA from the coding sequence TTGTCCCGCGTTCTAAAGATCGGCTCCCGCAAAAGCGCTCTCGCAAGACTTCAAACCTACCTTGTACTCGGTGCTCTCCGAAAAAAGTTTCCGGATTTGGAAGTGGAACTCTATTTCAGAGAAGCTTCGGGTGATCAAGACTTACAAACCCCTCTCTGGAAGATGGGAACAAGAGGTGTGTTTACTCAGGATCTCACAAAAGAACTCGTCGACGGAAAAGTGGATCTTGTTGTTCACTCTTGGAAGGACTTGGATCTGGAAGGACATCCTGGAACCACGATTCTGGGCGTTTTGGATCGAGCGGATCAGAGGGACGTTCTTCTTTGGAAAAAATCTTCTCTTTTAAAACATTCTCCGGAAGAATTGAAGATTCAGACTTCTTCTCCGAGAAGGGAATACAATCTCAAAAAATTTCTTCCTAAGTTTCTTCCTTCTCGTTATAAAGATTCCGAGCTGACCTTTCTTCCTGTGCGAGGGAACATTCAGACGAGAGTTCGCAAATGGAAAGAATCGGACGCGGACGGGCTCGTCGTCGCTAAGGCCGCTCTCGATCGACTTTTATCGACGGAATTTCTCAATTCCGATGAATTAGAATATCAAGAAATACGAATGTTCTTAAAAGAAGCGTTGGAAGAATCTGTTTTTCAGATCTTTCCTCTTTCGTTGAATCCTTCCGCTCCCGCTCAGGGTGCCGTTGCGGCCGAAGTCAGAGCCGACGACGTTTGGGCTCTGGATATTTTGAAAGCTCTCGGCATTGCCGACGTAGTAGCCGCGGTTGAAGAGGAAAGAAGCATTCTTCACAAATTCGGCGGCGGTTGTCATCAAAAGATCGGGGTTTCGGTTTTGAAACGTCCTTACGGCAAAATCTTATATCAAAGGGGACTTACGGACGCCGGCGAAGTCCTTGAAATCGAAGAACAATTTTTTTCTTTCTCCGCTCCTTCGGTAGAATCCGCAAAAAAAGCGTATCCGGTTCCGGGAGAGGCGATCAAACAGAAAAGAACCCCTCTTCCGTCTAACAAAGGTTATGTGCTCACAGCGGACGGAAAAAAGGGAAATCACATTCTTCCGGAAGAATTGATCCAAAGGGATTGGCTTGTGACGAGAGGGAGCGCTTATCCGAATTTGGATTCTTCTTTGGAACACAAGGGTCTTGTCTGGACGAGCGGTCTTAAAACTTGGCTTCAGCTCGCGGAACGCGACGTCTGGGTGCACGGTTCTCTCGATGCTTTAGGAGAAGAGGAATTGCCGAAGGGTTCTCTTTTTGGAAAAAAATTGAATTTTGTGAAATGCACTCACATCGGTTCTACGGAAATAGAATCCGGTTTAGAAAGAGTTCTTACCTATCAAACGACTCCTCTCGAAGATCATCCGGATCTTTCCGATAAAACCCATTTTTTTTGGATGAGCGCTTCCCAATTCGACAAAGCGCTTTCTTTGTTTCCCCAGATCAGAGACCGTTATCATGCCTGCGGGCCCGGGATTACTTCTTCGCATATCCGAAAAGTTCTGGGAGAATCCGCAAACATTTCTATTTTTATACACTACGAGTCCTGGCTTGCGAGTTTGGGGCTCGAGGAATTCAAAGGAAAGGAACTTGGAAACCAAACAGAGAAGAATTCGGCTTAA
- a CDS encoding 1,4-dihydroxy-6-naphthoate synthase yields the protein MELSLAYSPCPNDTFLFYHLAHGKVTDQFRIREELHDVEELNRAAFLGKYQTTKLSFAGYFSVMDRYSILDSGSALGRNCGPLLVFKKGKNLRSAKGKKILIPGEFTTANLLLKLFLKNDFQAEAIRYDKIIPLLLSGEADFGVLIHEERFTYEKQGLEKLQDLGEWWEETTGKHIPLGAIAIRRDLSPDLKSDFDQALKKSLDLGYQNREETYEYILKHSQDTTREVVDAHIALYVNEFTRSLGTEGRDAILELYRRGVEAGFLPGGQEKNLF from the coding sequence ATGGAACTCAGCTTAGCCTATTCTCCCTGCCCAAACGATACATTTTTATTCTATCATCTCGCACATGGAAAAGTTACCGATCAATTTCGAATCCGAGAAGAACTCCACGACGTAGAAGAATTGAATCGAGCCGCTTTTTTAGGAAAATACCAGACCACAAAACTCTCCTTCGCAGGATATTTTTCGGTGATGGATCGATATTCGATTCTCGACTCCGGCTCTGCCCTTGGACGGAACTGCGGCCCTCTTTTAGTTTTTAAAAAAGGGAAAAATCTCCGATCGGCAAAAGGAAAAAAAATTCTCATCCCTGGGGAATTCACAACGGCAAATCTTCTCCTAAAATTATTCCTCAAAAATGATTTTCAGGCCGAGGCGATTCGCTATGACAAGATCATCCCACTCCTCTTATCGGGAGAAGCGGACTTCGGAGTTTTGATTCACGAAGAGCGCTTTACGTATGAAAAGCAGGGTCTCGAAAAACTCCAAGATCTGGGGGAATGGTGGGAAGAAACGACCGGAAAACATATTCCCTTAGGCGCCATCGCGATCCGGAGAGACCTGAGCCCGGACCTGAAATCGGACTTTGACCAAGCTCTCAAAAAAAGTTTGGATCTCGGATATCAGAACAGGGAAGAAACGTACGAATACATTCTCAAACATTCCCAAGACACGACGCGAGAAGTTGTGGATGCCCACATCGCATTGTATGTCAACGAGTTCACTCGTTCCCTGGGAACCGAAGGAAGAGACGCGATCTTGGAACTCTACCGGAGAGGGGTGGAAGCTGGCTTCCTTCCCGGAGGCCAAGAGAAGAACTTGTTTTAG
- the metF gene encoding methylenetetrahydrofolate reductase [NAD(P)H] produces the protein MKKVSEIYGSRKGPVYSFEFFPPKTPEGDVKLMETVRELSQVHPDFVTVTYGAGGSTRDKTIEIVTEISKNYSVPTVSHFTCVGANRDQIRETLQGIRSKGIVNLMALRGDPPRGEGEFRKTPGGFENATELISFIRSEKMDFCIGGGCYPEKHPSAKSLEEDVRHLKLKVDAGTDFLVSQLFFMNSAFENFLNLVRKVGIQIPVIPGIMPITSFSQIERFKTLAGCEFPSSLIEDLQEVEHRPEEFYRRSLNFTVKQCRELLEMGVPGIQLYTLNQSHASYDIVRELKG, from the coding sequence ATGAAAAAAGTATCTGAAATTTACGGCTCTCGAAAAGGGCCTGTGTATTCGTTTGAATTCTTCCCTCCGAAAACTCCGGAAGGAGACGTGAAGTTGATGGAGACCGTAAGGGAATTGTCTCAGGTCCATCCGGACTTCGTAACCGTAACCTACGGAGCCGGCGGTTCTACGAGAGATAAGACGATCGAAATCGTAACCGAAATTTCTAAGAATTATTCCGTTCCTACGGTTTCTCATTTTACTTGCGTGGGAGCAAATCGAGATCAGATTCGCGAGACGCTTCAGGGAATTCGTTCCAAAGGGATCGTAAATTTGATGGCTCTTCGCGGAGATCCTCCAAGAGGCGAAGGAGAATTTAGAAAAACTCCGGGCGGTTTTGAGAACGCGACGGAACTGATCTCTTTTATTCGTTCCGAGAAGATGGATTTTTGTATCGGAGGCGGCTGTTACCCTGAAAAACATCCGAGCGCAAAATCTTTGGAAGAAGACGTTCGACATCTCAAGTTGAAAGTGGACGCGGGAACCGACTTCTTAGTTTCTCAGCTTTTTTTTATGAATTCTGCCTTTGAGAATTTTCTCAACTTAGTGAGAAAGGTCGGAATTCAGATTCCTGTGATTCCGGGAATTATGCCGATCACTTCCTTTTCCCAGATCGAAAGATTTAAGACGTTGGCCGGCTGTGAATTCCCTTCTTCTCTGATAGAGGATTTACAAGAAGTCGAACATCGTCCGGAAGAATTTTATAGGAGAAGTTTGAATTTCACCGTAAAACAATGCAGAGAACTTTTGGAGATGGGCGTGCCAGGAATTCAACTTTATACCCTGAATCAGTCGCACGCGAGTTATGATATCGTGAGAGAATTGAAGGGTTAG
- a CDS encoding glutamyl-tRNA reductase — protein MWSTLRVYHSTQKDREMIENPDSFSWMTCMRTIWIADSRIHGGPSFLPSTLEVYSGYEGYRFLLEVISGLHSRLLGETEVLAQFRDKFKNSSLPSSAFGEYLARLRDSLIQDSRTIRSRYLQNIGEQSYGGLANKYLKDASHVILLGTGQLSEKILPWLKNRKVTLVGRNKARLEELSAMFEVDSKLLSDWKPDSSAIVVAAPLDLTPHLDQIQPGTCIVDFREVPLEKKLPDTIQSVSFAAMLDSLRETEERALQIRERIQPALDEIVEERELEAQQFIFGWEDLTCPAF, from the coding sequence ATGTGGTCCACACTTCGCGTTTATCATTCTACTCAAAAAGACAGAGAGATGATTGAGAATCCGGATTCTTTTTCCTGGATGACTTGTATGCGCACGATTTGGATCGCTGACAGCCGTATTCACGGCGGTCCTTCTTTTCTTCCTTCCACTCTGGAAGTTTATTCCGGCTATGAAGGATATCGTTTTCTTTTGGAAGTCATCTCCGGTCTTCATTCCAGACTTCTGGGTGAAACGGAAGTTCTCGCTCAGTTCCGCGATAAATTTAAGAATTCTTCTCTTCCCTCTTCCGCATTCGGAGAATATTTAGCAAGGCTCCGCGACAGTCTCATTCAGGATTCAAGAACAATCCGTTCTCGTTATCTTCAAAACATCGGCGAACAATCCTACGGCGGACTCGCAAATAAATATCTGAAAGACGCGTCTCATGTGATTCTTCTCGGAACGGGTCAACTTTCCGAAAAAATTCTCCCTTGGCTGAAAAATCGAAAGGTGACACTCGTGGGTAGAAACAAAGCGCGCTTGGAAGAACTTTCAGCGATGTTTGAAGTGGATTCGAAATTATTAAGCGACTGGAAGCCTGACTCTTCCGCGATCGTCGTCGCGGCTCCACTGGATCTGACTCCGCATCTCGATCAAATTCAACCGGGAACCTGCATCGTGGATTTTCGGGAAGTTCCTCTGGAAAAAAAACTTCCTGATACGATTCAATCGGTTTCTTTCGCGGCGATGTTGGATTCTCTCCGGGAAACCGAGGAAAGAGCCCTTCAGATTCGGGAAAGAATCCAGCCCGCGTTAGACGAAATTGTTGAAGAACGGGAACTTGAAGCACAACAATTCATTTTCGGCTGGGAAGACCTGACTTGTCCCGCGTTCTAA
- the hemL gene encoding glutamate-1-semialdehyde 2,1-aminomutase — protein MSHHQTSLSGNSWKGKTSEELFERAKKVSPGGVHSPVRSFRSVGGTPVFFASANGATLTDIAGKEYIDYCLSFGPLILGHRDPEVEEVVRETTGLAWSFGATEPYSLELAEFITNQIPWAEKVRFVNSGTEAVMSALRVARAATGREKILKFDGCYHGHLDALLVKAGSGLAGESSSDSAGISATTIANTLVLPLDDEKNVETLFAKEGKEIAALIIEPLPANYGLLIQRKEYIQKIVEIARKHGTLVVFDEVISGFRAGFQGMAGLLGINPDLVTYGKIIGGGFPVGCYAGRKNLMDLVAPAGPVYQAGTLSASPFGMRAGLATLQKAQRENVYSILETRTKKFAEEMKAILDGSGLGEWEAVSHSSLFWFHKKTSEPIRTIEQIPEGHKEGFAKVFHALLKNGIYLAPSGYEVGFLSFAHTDEVIAKTLETARKALKNL, from the coding sequence ATGAGTCATCACCAAACGTCATTATCCGGAAATTCATGGAAAGGAAAAACTTCGGAAGAACTTTTTGAACGTGCAAAGAAAGTTTCTCCCGGAGGAGTTCATTCTCCCGTTCGATCGTTTCGCTCCGTAGGGGGAACTCCCGTCTTTTTCGCATCCGCGAACGGGGCGACGTTAACCGACATTGCCGGAAAGGAATACATAGACTATTGTCTGAGTTTTGGTCCTCTGATTCTCGGACACAGGGATCCGGAAGTGGAGGAAGTGGTTCGTGAGACAACGGGTCTTGCCTGGAGTTTCGGCGCAACGGAGCCCTACTCTCTTGAACTAGCGGAATTTATCACGAATCAAATTCCTTGGGCTGAGAAAGTTCGTTTTGTAAATTCGGGAACCGAGGCCGTAATGAGTGCGTTACGCGTCGCTCGCGCCGCAACCGGAAGGGAAAAAATTCTAAAGTTCGACGGTTGTTATCACGGTCATTTAGACGCTCTTCTTGTAAAAGCAGGATCGGGTCTCGCTGGAGAGTCCTCTTCTGACAGCGCGGGAATCTCCGCAACCACGATTGCAAACACACTCGTGCTTCCGCTAGACGACGAAAAGAACGTGGAAACGTTGTTCGCAAAAGAAGGAAAAGAGATCGCGGCTCTCATCATCGAGCCGCTTCCGGCGAACTACGGACTTTTGATCCAGAGAAAAGAATATATTCAAAAGATCGTCGAGATAGCAAGGAAACACGGAACGTTAGTCGTCTTTGACGAGGTCATTTCCGGTTTTAGAGCCGGCTTCCAAGGGATGGCCGGTCTTCTCGGAATCAATCCGGATCTTGTAACGTATGGAAAGATCATCGGTGGCGGTTTCCCGGTCGGTTGTTACGCGGGAAGAAAGAATCTGATGGATCTTGTGGCACCCGCAGGTCCTGTCTATCAAGCGGGGACCTTGAGCGCGAGTCCGTTCGGAATGAGAGCCGGATTGGCGACTTTGCAAAAGGCACAAAGAGAAAACGTTTACTCGATTCTGGAAACAAGGACCAAAAAATTCGCGGAAGAAATGAAGGCGATTCTCGACGGAAGCGGTTTGGGAGAATGGGAGGCGGTTTCTCATTCTTCTTTGTTTTGGTTTCATAAAAAAACGTCGGAACCGATCCGAACGATCGAACAAATTCCGGAAGGACACAAAGAAGGTTTTGCAAAGGTATTTCACGCTTTGCTAAAGAACGGAATTTATCTCGCACCTTCCGGATACGAGGTCGGTTTTCTTTCTTTCGCACATACGGACGAAGTGATCGCAAAAACTTTGGAGACGGCAAGAAAAGCTCTGAAAAATCTCTGA
- the hemB gene encoding porphobilinogen synthase: METKQRRIRLNAALRDLASSESLNYKKLIQPLFIVEGLNEREKMDSLPDVFRDTERSVLKQVESDLKAGVTHFILFLVPELKSNTELPKSFYERAISSLKKEFPESFLWIDTCMCSLTTHGHCGLLHKDGSIDNPSSVKHLSEIALAYALSGADGIAPSDMMDGRVASHRRILDTNGFSQVPVMSYSTKFKSNFYGPFRAAADSAPGHGDRSSYQIDVRNREDSILSSIRDQEEGADFLMVKPGMTSIDLIGPIREKTGLPTGAYQVSGEFASIHYLAQNGFCDFDSALRETWQIFSRAGSAYLITYAARRGKEIFQ, from the coding sequence TTGGAAACCAAACAGAGAAGAATTCGGCTTAACGCCGCCCTCAGAGATCTCGCTTCTTCGGAAAGTCTCAATTATAAAAAACTAATACAGCCCCTCTTTATCGTGGAAGGTCTCAATGAAAGAGAGAAAATGGATTCTCTCCCCGACGTTTTTCGCGATACGGAACGGAGCGTTCTCAAACAAGTCGAATCCGATCTGAAAGCCGGAGTGACTCACTTTATCCTATTCTTGGTTCCTGAACTCAAATCAAACACGGAACTTCCGAAGTCATTCTACGAGCGTGCGATTTCTTCTCTTAAAAAAGAATTCCCGGAATCGTTTCTCTGGATCGACACGTGTATGTGTTCACTTACGACCCACGGTCACTGCGGTCTTTTACACAAGGATGGAAGCATCGATAATCCCTCTTCCGTAAAACATCTTTCGGAGATCGCGCTCGCCTACGCGCTGTCAGGCGCCGACGGGATCGCACCGAGTGATATGATGGATGGAAGAGTTGCAAGTCATCGTAGAATCCTGGACACAAACGGATTCTCTCAGGTTCCCGTGATGAGTTATTCCACGAAATTTAAGAGTAATTTTTACGGACCGTTTCGTGCGGCGGCTGATTCCGCTCCGGGACACGGAGATCGTTCTTCGTATCAAATCGACGTTCGTAATCGGGAAGATTCGATTCTTTCCTCGATTCGAGACCAAGAAGAAGGCGCAGACTTTCTAATGGTCAAACCCGGAATGACTTCGATCGATCTCATCGGTCCGATCCGGGAAAAAACCGGCTTGCCGACGGGCGCGTATCAAGTGAGCGGAGAATTTGCTTCGATTCACTATTTGGCCCAGAATGGTTTTTGTGATTTCGATTCCGCGTTACGCGAAACATGGCAGATTTTTTCGAGGGCCGGCTCTGCGTATCTCATCACATACGCGGCGAGAAGAGGAAAGGAGATTTTTCAATGA